Proteins co-encoded in one Dreissena polymorpha isolate Duluth1 chromosome 12, UMN_Dpol_1.0, whole genome shotgun sequence genomic window:
- the LOC127852380 gene encoding type-1 angiotensin II receptor-like yields MSKNGNLTDGLKSSSASFSWALFVSLGFVWIPGIVCNIIALIYIIRDIRKAVFPAIFLLLIFVCCDLTAVICSTLNYIVVFYIQNVTTFYVFFRVASAFMNLIMAVDRYLAICQPFIYKRSVTVGTWKVTCLIACLSIMVYCMFAVVGLGDVNVLKTDGSVRCSSLAYSLKPTQRVFGMMFPLIGFLCTLTIVVLNMIVVRELFRLKNRVAAISSTLEGSSSTDTSGNASAAAKTVVIVNQFDVLVNTAIVGPINFLAATIYTVDSIVYILMRKTSLKRMRDMVCRFCTRDKSNDNMRV; encoded by the exons ATGTCTAAGAACGGGAATTTGACAGATGGTCTAAAGTCATCATCGGCATCATTTTCGTGGGCTCTATTTGTATCACTGGGTTTTGTATGGATTCCGGGGATCGTCTGCAATATTATCGCACTCATTTACATCATCCGGGATATCAGGAAAGCAGTTTTTCCCGCAATTTTCCTGCTTCTTATTTTCGTCTGCTGCGATTTGACAGCCGTCATTTGCTCGACTCTGAATTACATTGTGgtattttacattcaaaatgtAACGACGTTCTACGTTTTCTTCAGAGTGGCATCCGCTTTCATGAACCTTATAATGGCGGTAGACAGGTATCTGGCAATTTGCCAACCATTCATTTACAAACGGAGCGTCACCGTCGGAACGTGGAAGGTAACCTGCCTTATCGCCTGCCTTTCTATAATGGTATATTGTATGTTTGCTGTTGTGGGACTCGGTGACGTTAACGTTTTGAAGACAGACGGAAGCGTCAGATGTAGTTCGCTTGCCTACTCGTTAAAGCCTACACAACGTGTTTTTGGTATGATGTTTCCGTTGATTGGATTTTTGTGTACGCTAACTATTGTGGTCCTCAACATGATTGTCGTACGGGAACTATTTCGACTTAAAAACCGCGTCGCAGCTATAAGTTCGACTCTGGAAGGGAGTTCCAGCACCGACACTTCCGGTAATGCCAGTGCAGCCGCCAAA aCGGTGGTGATAGTCAACCAATTTGACGTTCTGGTAAATACTGCGATCGTGGGCCCCATTAACTTTCTGGCGGCTACCATCTACACTGTGGACTCAATTGTCTACATACTAATGCGCAAAACCTCTCTTAAACGGATGAGAGATATGGTGTGTCGGTTTTGTACACGTGACAAGTCTAATGATAATATGCGTGTTTAA